In a single window of the Natronosalvus caseinilyticus genome:
- a CDS encoding DUF5804 family protein, whose translation MTRVCLVGSPDVSLQYELLSRETSREALSTYDLARPFENSLAVRTVSLGAAVSLCNDLQWYLVRFVDEVLIQEPSVSDDEWLSRDLAVALRNGDLQPAETGEHLKIFGLERPDVPGLEASTGDGGKPDDRQRATDAPNVEPVGEGDERATDADSSAGPAQTTIQAGDGVEPVGPPKLVEPLYVRRTDGETPTYDLRDVEETLIVRLTESEFSP comes from the coding sequence GTGACGCGCGTCTGCCTCGTCGGCTCGCCCGACGTCTCACTCCAGTACGAACTCCTCTCTCGAGAGACGTCTCGGGAGGCTCTGTCCACGTACGACCTAGCTCGCCCCTTCGAGAACTCGCTGGCGGTTCGGACGGTGAGCCTCGGGGCCGCCGTCTCGCTGTGTAACGACCTCCAGTGGTACCTCGTCCGGTTCGTCGACGAGGTCCTGATCCAGGAACCGAGCGTGAGCGACGACGAGTGGCTCTCGCGGGACCTCGCCGTCGCGCTTCGAAACGGCGACCTCCAGCCCGCGGAGACCGGCGAGCACCTGAAGATATTCGGACTCGAGCGACCCGACGTGCCGGGGCTCGAGGCTTCGACGGGTGACGGCGGGAAGCCCGACGATCGACAGCGTGCGACCGACGCGCCAAACGTCGAACCCGTCGGCGAGGGAGACGAACGAGCGACCGACGCCGACTCGAGTGCTGGGCCTGCACAGACGACGATTCAGGCCGGTGACGGTGTCGAACCAGTCGGCCCGCCGAAACTCGTCGAACCGCTCTACGTCCGCCGAACGGACGGCGAGACGCCCACGTACGACCTCAGGGACGTCGAGGAGACACTGATCGTGCGACTCACCGAGTCCGAATTTTCGCCGTAG
- a CDS encoding FKBP-type peptidyl-prolyl cis-trans isomerase translates to MVAPGRVAAIHFTGRIAEGDASGEVFDTTDVDVALEEGIYHDHRDYKPLEVRVGEGKILPGIDRALREMAVGERRTVELEPEEAFGAYSEERVLEVPTGTLASDPSDLEPGTLVRDDNGRTGWVQAVEDDGRAVVDFNHELAGTTIECDLHVLAVSDDSSRTADETDADERPLSRLKEVDADEAGADEPKANEAAEEEAD, encoded by the coding sequence ATGGTAGCCCCCGGACGCGTCGCCGCGATTCACTTCACCGGTCGCATCGCCGAGGGGGACGCCTCAGGCGAGGTCTTCGACACGACCGACGTCGACGTCGCCCTCGAGGAGGGCATCTATCATGACCACCGCGACTACAAGCCACTCGAGGTCAGGGTCGGCGAGGGGAAGATTCTCCCGGGCATCGACCGCGCACTCCGGGAGATGGCCGTCGGCGAGCGACGAACCGTCGAACTCGAACCCGAAGAGGCGTTCGGGGCCTACAGCGAGGAGCGCGTGCTCGAGGTGCCCACCGGAACGCTGGCATCTGATCCGTCCGACCTCGAACCCGGAACGCTGGTCCGGGACGACAACGGCCGGACCGGCTGGGTTCAGGCGGTCGAGGACGACGGACGCGCCGTCGTGGACTTCAATCACGAACTCGCCGGGACGACGATCGAGTGCGACCTCCACGTGCTGGCGGTGAGCGACGATTCGAGCCGGACGGCGGACGAGACCGACGCAGACGAGCGTCCGCTCTCGAGATTGAAGGAGGTCGATGCGGACGAGGCGGGTGCTGACGAGCCGAAGGCGAACGAGGCAGCCGAAGAAGAGGCGGATTAA
- a CDS encoding sulfite oxidase, translating into MQRQSTSGGDERSGETGRRRRQLLDRRKFMMASGALAGLSVTGSAVARQEQEESESDEGESEGDGGPERGTPEYLEEHYPGLRIYSPDPENAEAAARETYTSYLTPKEEHYIRNHYLSPQLDAEEWEIELRLGEETVSLSMDDLEREYSTESVAHTMQCSGNGRSYFDPEVAGNPWTFGAVGNTIWTGAPVSEILEAHDADTSDGKWLMAAGGDHPEGERIFARSIPMQKVMDDCLLAYEMDGEPLSAEHGHPVRLLVPGWMGNNNVKWLRELEVMDMMMIGEEWEQYLHWQQNSYRIIPEGEEAEHNETIDEFDTWAQMEAAANGELDHLPYIYDQVVKSIIGYPGEESTVSPRAQDGSVEVLGVAWAGDDRVESVEVSTDGGESWEEAEFFGPDLGPGGWRQFRYLWEAEPGEHVLYSRATDENGYTQFGPISDPEAGLEAISDEQFPWNQDGYACNAYEPHGVTVTVEE; encoded by the coding sequence ATGCAAAGACAGTCAACGAGCGGCGGGGACGAGCGGTCGGGCGAGACCGGGCGACGACGACGGCAGTTGCTCGACCGGCGAAAGTTCATGATGGCATCGGGCGCGCTCGCCGGATTGAGCGTAACCGGGTCGGCAGTAGCGAGACAGGAGCAAGAGGAATCGGAGTCCGACGAGGGCGAGAGCGAGGGCGACGGCGGACCCGAACGGGGGACGCCCGAGTACCTGGAGGAGCACTATCCAGGACTGCGCATCTACTCACCGGATCCGGAGAACGCGGAGGCGGCGGCCCGCGAGACCTACACGAGTTACCTCACGCCGAAGGAGGAACACTACATCAGGAACCACTACCTGTCGCCCCAGCTCGACGCCGAGGAGTGGGAGATCGAACTCCGGCTGGGCGAGGAGACCGTCTCGCTGTCGATGGACGACCTCGAGCGGGAGTACTCGACCGAGTCGGTGGCCCACACGATGCAGTGTTCGGGCAACGGTCGATCTTACTTCGACCCCGAGGTGGCGGGCAACCCCTGGACCTTCGGCGCGGTCGGCAACACCATCTGGACCGGTGCGCCGGTGAGCGAGATCCTCGAGGCCCACGACGCCGACACGAGCGACGGGAAGTGGCTGATGGCCGCCGGGGGTGATCACCCGGAGGGCGAGCGAATCTTCGCGCGCTCCATCCCGATGCAGAAGGTGATGGACGACTGTCTGCTCGCCTACGAGATGGACGGAGAGCCGCTGAGCGCCGAACACGGCCACCCCGTTCGGCTCCTCGTCCCAGGCTGGATGGGGAATAACAACGTCAAGTGGCTCCGCGAACTCGAGGTCATGGACATGATGATGATCGGCGAGGAGTGGGAACAGTACCTCCACTGGCAACAGAACTCCTACCGGATCATCCCCGAGGGCGAGGAGGCCGAGCACAACGAGACGATCGACGAGTTCGACACCTGGGCGCAGATGGAAGCGGCCGCCAACGGCGAACTCGACCACCTGCCGTACATCTACGACCAGGTCGTCAAGTCGATCATCGGCTATCCCGGCGAGGAATCGACGGTGTCGCCGCGCGCCCAGGACGGCAGCGTCGAGGTGCTCGGGGTCGCCTGGGCTGGCGACGACCGCGTCGAGTCCGTGGAAGTTTCCACCGACGGTGGCGAGAGCTGGGAGGAAGCGGAGTTCTTCGGCCCCGACCTCGGCCCTGGCGGCTGGCGACAGTTCCGTTACCTCTGGGAAGCCGAACCGGGCGAGCACGTCCTGTACTCGCGAGCGACGGACGAGAACGGATACACGCAGTTCGGCCCGATCTCAGATCCCGAGGCGGGACTCGAGGCCATTTCCGACGAGCAATTCCCCTGGAACCAGGACGGGTACGCCTGTAACGCCTACGAACCGCACGGGGTGACGGTGACCGTCGAGGAGTGA
- a CDS encoding cupredoxin domain-containing protein: MTDASTRRRFLRCLGAGSALTAALAGEVGGAVGNRFQDEGDGDGTEDEGEGEDEGDGDERDGSDGEEGDSSDDPAVTQVVAGPDGAWRFEPEDVEIGLGEAIEWTFASAGHNATSLPGASDRNRNPPNAEPFASYEGDAHFSVVPEGETYRHVFTTPGEYAYVCVPHENTMVGTVQVDACADETVVVAHDGDHRFELDALEIGLGDTVEWQFEEEGHNVTAHPEASENASVPEDAEPFASYGLSSGEGETEGTEEEETDEIDHEVTREADETYAYAFETPGTYEYVCSIHDEEMVGTVEVLDEPDATVTVAPDGELAFEPESVSLEVGDVVRWTFEEEGHNVTAHPEASDNASVPEGVEPFASYDLSAGEDGNGEGTHETDDGDEEGDTDEIDHEATRESGETFDHRFVAVGQYEYVCAIHDEEMVGTIEVEPCSDDDESSEAADD; the protein is encoded by the coding sequence ATGACCGACGCGAGCACTCGACGGCGCTTTCTGCGCTGCCTCGGAGCGGGCAGCGCCCTGACCGCAGCTCTGGCCGGCGAGGTTGGTGGGGCGGTCGGCAATCGATTCCAGGACGAGGGAGACGGTGATGGAACGGAGGACGAAGGTGAAGGCGAAGACGAGGGAGACGGCGACGAACGGGACGGATCAGATGGCGAAGAGGGCGACTCGAGCGACGACCCCGCCGTCACGCAGGTCGTCGCCGGTCCCGACGGCGCCTGGCGGTTCGAACCCGAGGACGTCGAAATCGGTCTCGGAGAGGCGATCGAGTGGACGTTCGCCAGCGCGGGCCACAACGCCACCTCCCTTCCCGGGGCGTCGGACAGGAATCGAAACCCGCCGAACGCGGAGCCGTTCGCCTCTTACGAGGGCGACGCCCACTTCTCGGTCGTTCCGGAGGGAGAGACGTACCGCCACGTATTCACCACCCCCGGTGAGTACGCGTACGTTTGCGTCCCCCACGAGAACACGATGGTCGGTACCGTGCAGGTCGACGCCTGCGCGGACGAAACCGTCGTCGTCGCCCACGACGGCGACCACCGATTCGAACTCGACGCGCTCGAGATCGGGCTCGGGGACACGGTGGAGTGGCAGTTCGAGGAAGAGGGGCACAACGTGACCGCCCACCCGGAGGCGTCCGAGAACGCATCGGTGCCGGAGGACGCCGAGCCGTTCGCCTCCTACGGCCTCTCGAGTGGCGAGGGCGAGACCGAGGGAACCGAGGAGGAAGAAACGGACGAAATCGACCACGAGGTCACCCGCGAGGCCGACGAAACGTACGCCTACGCGTTCGAGACCCCCGGGACGTACGAGTACGTCTGTTCGATCCACGACGAAGAGATGGTCGGCACGGTCGAGGTCCTGGACGAACCGGACGCGACCGTCACCGTCGCACCGGACGGCGAGCTCGCGTTCGAACCGGAATCGGTCTCGCTCGAGGTCGGCGACGTCGTCCGCTGGACGTTCGAGGAGGAGGGGCACAACGTAACCGCTCACCCGGAGGCGTCCGACAACGCGTCGGTACCGGAGGGGGTCGAACCGTTCGCCTCCTACGACCTTTCGGCCGGTGAGGACGGTAACGGAGAGGGAACACACGAAACCGACGACGGAGACGAAGAGGGCGACACCGACGAAATCGACCACGAGGCCACCCGCGAGAGCGGAGAGACGTTCGACCATCGCTTCGTCGCCGTCGGGCAGTACGAGTACGTCTGCGCGATCCACGACGAGGAGATGGTCGGGACTATCGAGGTCGAACCGTGTAGCGACGACGACGAGTCGAGCGAAGCGGCCGACGACTAG
- a CDS encoding thioredoxin domain-containing protein: protein MNTPTERNRLEDAASPYLRQHADNPVNWQPWDEQALETAKEHDVPIFLSIGYSACHWCHVMADESFEDDGVAELLNEHFVPIKVDREERPDVDSIYMTVCQQVTGRGGWPLSAWLTPDGRPFYVGTYFPKEPQRGMPGFRDLLENIAHSWEVDRDEMENRADQWTAAASDQLEATPSPPEGVETPGSELLESAAGTALRGVDEQYGGWGSSGPKFPQPARLHLLLRAADRTGRRQYLEAAVRTLDAMAGGGLYDHVGDGFHRYCVDRDWTVPHFEKMLYDNAELTRAYLAAYQAVGDERYADVARRTLAFVERELTHEDGGFFSTLDAQSETEAGEREEGAFYVWTPDEIRDALSGLNPRDEIDAELDLELDQDTLTELVCDRYGVTSGGNFEGQTVLTLSTSRSDLAEEYDLEPSAVETVLEAARDRLFEAREERPRPNRDEKVLAGWNGLMIAAFAEAAIVLGDDAYAETATEALAFVREHLWNADDGTLNRRYEDGEIGIDGYLEDYAFLARASLTCYEATGDLEHLSFALELARAIESEFWDADQETLYFTPSSGESLVTRPQELTDASTPSSTGVAVETLLALEHVANESFGAVAESVLETHASRMRSSPLEYTSLVLAADRLTTGSLELTVAADEVPRDWRDEIGSTFLPDRLLARRPPTDDGLEAWLERLDLAEAPPIWAGREARDGEPTLYACRQRTCSPPSHDVDEALEWLLGNSEN from the coding sequence ATGAACACACCCACCGAGCGCAACCGCCTCGAGGACGCGGCCAGTCCCTACCTGCGCCAGCACGCGGACAATCCCGTCAACTGGCAGCCCTGGGACGAACAGGCCCTCGAGACGGCCAAGGAGCACGACGTCCCGATCTTCCTCTCGATCGGATACTCGGCCTGTCACTGGTGTCACGTCATGGCCGACGAGAGCTTCGAGGACGACGGTGTCGCCGAGTTACTCAACGAGCACTTCGTCCCGATCAAGGTCGACCGCGAGGAGCGCCCGGACGTCGACAGCATCTACATGACCGTCTGCCAGCAGGTCACCGGCCGCGGCGGCTGGCCGCTGTCGGCGTGGCTCACCCCCGACGGCCGCCCGTTCTACGTCGGGACCTACTTCCCGAAGGAACCCCAGCGCGGCATGCCCGGCTTCCGGGACCTGCTCGAGAACATCGCCCACTCGTGGGAGGTCGACCGCGATGAGATGGAAAATCGGGCGGACCAGTGGACGGCCGCGGCGAGCGACCAGCTCGAGGCCACGCCCTCGCCCCCGGAGGGCGTCGAGACGCCGGGCAGCGAGTTGCTCGAGTCGGCCGCGGGGACGGCCCTCCGCGGCGTCGACGAACAGTACGGTGGCTGGGGCTCGAGCGGCCCGAAGTTCCCCCAACCCGCGCGGCTCCACCTCCTGCTGCGGGCGGCCGACCGGACGGGCCGAAGGCAGTACCTCGAGGCGGCGGTCAGGACCCTCGACGCGATGGCGGGCGGCGGGCTGTACGACCACGTCGGCGACGGCTTCCACCGCTACTGCGTCGACCGGGACTGGACGGTGCCCCACTTCGAGAAGATGCTCTACGACAACGCCGAGCTGACGCGTGCCTACCTGGCAGCCTACCAGGCCGTCGGCGACGAGCGCTATGCGGACGTGGCCCGGCGGACCCTCGCGTTCGTCGAGCGCGAACTGACCCACGAGGACGGGGGCTTCTTCAGCACGCTCGACGCCCAGAGCGAGACCGAGGCCGGCGAGCGCGAGGAGGGCGCGTTCTACGTCTGGACGCCCGACGAGATTCGGGACGCGCTCTCGGGTCTGAATCCTCGAGACGAAATCGACGCCGAACTCGACCTCGAGCTCGACCAGGACACGCTCACCGAACTCGTCTGTGACCGGTACGGCGTCACTTCCGGCGGTAACTTCGAGGGACAAACGGTGCTCACGCTCTCGACCTCGCGATCGGACCTGGCCGAGGAGTACGACCTCGAGCCGTCGGCGGTCGAGACGGTACTCGAGGCCGCCCGGGATCGGTTGTTCGAGGCTCGCGAGGAGCGTCCGCGACCGAATCGTGACGAGAAGGTGCTCGCCGGCTGGAACGGCCTGATGATCGCCGCGTTCGCGGAGGCGGCGATCGTGCTCGGTGACGACGCGTACGCCGAGACGGCCACCGAGGCGCTGGCGTTCGTTCGCGAGCACCTCTGGAACGCCGACGACGGCACCCTGAACCGGCGGTACGAGGACGGCGAGATCGGTATCGACGGCTACCTCGAGGACTATGCGTTCCTCGCTCGGGCGTCACTCACATGTTACGAGGCGACGGGCGACCTCGAGCACCTCTCGTTTGCGCTCGAGCTGGCTCGAGCTATCGAGTCCGAGTTCTGGGACGCCGATCAGGAAACGCTGTACTTTACCCCCTCTAGCGGGGAGTCGCTGGTCACGCGGCCCCAGGAACTCACCGACGCCTCGACGCCCTCGTCGACGGGGGTTGCCGTCGAGACGCTGCTCGCGCTCGAGCACGTCGCCAACGAATCGTTCGGTGCGGTTGCGGAGTCGGTCCTCGAAACCCACGCCAGCCGGATGCGCTCGAGCCCACTCGAGTACACCTCGCTCGTGCTCGCGGCTGATCGACTCACGACCGGTTCGCTCGAGTTGACGGTTGCCGCGGACGAGGTTCCGCGGGACTGGCGCGACGAAATCGGTTCGACGTTCCTCCCGGACCGCCTGCTCGCCAGACGGCCGCCGACCGACGACGGACTCGAGGCCTGGCTCGAACGACTCGACCTTGCGGAGGCGCCGCCGATCTGGGCCGGACGCGAGGCGAGAGACGGCGAACCGACGCTCTACGCCTGCCGCCAGCGGACCTGCTCACCGCCCAGCCACGACGTCGACGAGGCGCTCGAGTGGCTACTGGGGAATTCCGAGAACTGA
- a CDS encoding winged helix-turn-helix transcriptional regulator, whose protein sequence is MSSDSTPLEVERAETSTDGDVAVGSEPEDSPCPVIDSIEQIGSQWRLAVLHELQKGEYRFNELKRATDANARTLSRVLEDLGELGFVDRRIEEDAPIATYYSLTPKGRSLEPVFDEIECWAGSWLEESASGDE, encoded by the coding sequence ATGTCATCCGACTCCACTCCACTCGAGGTCGAGCGCGCTGAAACGTCCACTGACGGCGACGTCGCCGTCGGATCCGAACCCGAGGACTCTCCGTGCCCCGTCATCGATTCGATCGAGCAGATCGGCTCCCAGTGGCGCCTCGCCGTCCTCCACGAACTCCAGAAAGGCGAGTACCGCTTCAACGAACTCAAGCGCGCGACCGACGCCAACGCCAGGACGCTCTCGCGGGTGCTCGAGGACCTGGGCGAACTCGGATTCGTCGACCGGCGAATCGAGGAGGACGCGCCCATCGCGACCTACTACAGCCTGACGCCGAAGGGGCGCTCGCTCGAACCGGTCTTCGACGAGATCGAGTGCTGGGCGGGCAGCTGGCTCGAGGAGTCGGCGTCCGGGGACGAGTAG
- a CDS encoding TlpA family protein disulfide reductase yields the protein MTLETMRPNPTWDSAAYEDTVSTLAAHREDLTYLVWGGDWCKDCRALLPDFAAALEAADVPDDRIEELAVDTDKQGPKVDDYDVEYIPTVVVLDDDGTEVTRFVESESLPPSVYLAEQIESALETA from the coding sequence GTGACACTCGAGACGATGCGACCAAACCCGACCTGGGACAGCGCCGCCTACGAAGACACCGTTTCCACGCTCGCGGCCCACCGCGAGGACCTGACGTACCTCGTCTGGGGCGGCGACTGGTGTAAGGACTGCCGAGCGCTCCTGCCCGACTTCGCGGCGGCGCTCGAGGCCGCCGACGTTCCGGACGACCGGATCGAGGAACTCGCCGTCGACACGGACAAGCAGGGTCCGAAGGTCGACGACTACGACGTCGAGTACATTCCGACGGTCGTCGTGCTCGACGACGACGGGACAGAGGTCACCCGGTTCGTCGAGAGCGAGTCGCTGCCTCCGTCGGTGTACCTCGCGGAACAGATCGAAAGCGCGCTCGAGACGGCCTGA
- a CDS encoding SufS family cysteine desulfurase: MTDSVRSDFPILERDVDGQDLVYLDNAATTQTPRQVYDVFEEYFSTYNANVHRGIHTLSHEASIAYEQAHDRLAAFVGASGGREELIFTKGATESINLVAYGLGLNELGPGDQVVTTEMEHHASVVTWQQVAKKTGADIDFIRVTDDGHLDLEHASELIGPDTAVVSVVHVSNVLGTINPVAELAEMAHEHDAYVVVDGAQSAPNRPIDVEAMGADFFAFSGHKMAGPTGIGALYGKREILEEMEPFLFGGEMIRHVTFEHSTWNELPWKFEAGTPPIAEGIALAAAADYLEEIGMDAIAAHENELAQYALERLEARDDVTTYGPPAGEERSGLVAFNVDGVHGHDLSSLLNDRGIAVRAGDHCTQPLHDALDIPGSVRASFYVYNTREEVDALLDAIDDARAKLDAYLRSDRYHDVLYDHHCDPRNAGGLKNPDLVKSSEETSCGDDGEFHVDVAPDGTIEAIAFESESCAVSSAVASILSTELEGMTVEEVAAIDGLIADRLEGQYPQLRRDCVEGPEDVIRIAAQDYLDAQVAGAD, encoded by the coding sequence ATGACCGATTCCGTTCGATCAGACTTTCCGATCCTCGAGCGCGACGTCGATGGGCAGGACCTCGTCTACCTCGACAACGCGGCGACGACCCAGACGCCGCGGCAGGTCTACGACGTGTTCGAGGAGTACTTCTCGACGTACAACGCGAACGTTCACCGCGGGATTCACACGCTGAGCCACGAGGCCTCGATCGCCTACGAACAGGCCCACGACCGACTCGCGGCGTTCGTCGGCGCCAGCGGCGGGCGCGAGGAACTCATCTTCACGAAGGGGGCGACCGAGAGCATCAACCTCGTCGCCTACGGCCTGGGGCTCAACGAACTGGGCCCTGGCGACCAGGTCGTGACGACGGAGATGGAACACCACGCCTCGGTCGTGACCTGGCAGCAGGTGGCGAAGAAGACCGGTGCCGACATCGACTTCATTCGCGTGACCGACGACGGCCACCTCGACCTCGAGCACGCCAGCGAACTCATCGGTCCGGACACCGCGGTCGTTTCGGTCGTCCACGTCTCGAACGTCCTCGGGACGATCAACCCGGTCGCCGAGCTGGCCGAGATGGCCCACGAGCACGACGCCTATGTGGTCGTCGACGGCGCCCAGTCCGCCCCGAACCGACCTATCGACGTCGAGGCGATGGGCGCGGACTTCTTCGCCTTCTCGGGCCACAAGATGGCCGGACCGACGGGCATCGGTGCCCTCTACGGCAAGCGGGAGATCCTCGAGGAGATGGAGCCGTTCCTCTTCGGCGGCGAGATGATCCGTCACGTCACCTTCGAGCACTCGACCTGGAACGAACTCCCCTGGAAGTTCGAGGCCGGCACGCCGCCCATCGCGGAGGGAATCGCGCTCGCGGCCGCGGCGGACTACCTCGAGGAGATCGGGATGGACGCGATTGCGGCCCACGAGAACGAGCTCGCCCAGTACGCGCTCGAGCGACTCGAGGCGCGCGACGACGTGACGACCTACGGGCCGCCTGCGGGCGAGGAGCGATCCGGCCTGGTTGCGTTCAACGTCGACGGCGTCCATGGCCACGACCTCTCGTCGCTGCTGAACGACCGCGGGATCGCCGTCCGGGCGGGCGATCACTGTACCCAACCGCTGCACGATGCCCTCGACATTCCCGGCTCCGTCCGCGCGTCGTTCTACGTCTACAACACGCGCGAAGAGGTCGACGCCTTGCTCGACGCAATCGACGACGCCCGCGCGAAGCTGGACGCATACCTGCGGTCCGATCGATATCACGACGTCCTCTACGACCATCACTGCGACCCCCGGAACGCGGGCGGCCTCAAGAACCCCGACCTCGTCAAGTCCTCCGAGGAGACCTCCTGTGGCGACGACGGGGAGTTCCACGTCGACGTCGCCCCCGACGGCACCATCGAGGCTATCGCCTTCGAGAGCGAGAGTTGCGCCGTCAGCAGCGCCGTCGCGAGTATCCTCTCGACGGAACTCGAGGGGATGACCGTCGAGGAGGTCGCCGCCATCGACGGCCTGATCGCGGACCGTCTCGAGGGCCAGTACCCGCAACTTCGCCGGGACTGCGTCGAAGGGCCCGAGGACGTCATCCGGATCGCGGCCCAGGACTACCTCGACGCGCAGGTCGCTGGAGCCGACTGA
- a CDS encoding PLP-dependent cysteine synthase family protein: protein MKGSILDTIGSPLVQVDSPEGVTVAAKIESFNPGGSAKDRPALAMVRAAERDGRLEPGDRLVEPTSGNTGIGLALVAAARGYDLTIVMPASKSEERRRIMAAYGTDLELVDGDMTDARERADELEADGAVQLGQFENAANPEAHYRTTGEEIVDQVGERTVDVFVAGVGTGGTLSGVGRRLREEFPDVEIVAVEPERNAVLSTGVPGNDEFQGMGPGFVSDNLDTDLIDRVETVALEDAEDECRRLAREEGVLVGQSSGATSLVSQKVAREVADPDLECPELPDVFDGPLTPATQTRTDGGQTEDDCPMVVTVFWDSGERYLSTGLFD, encoded by the coding sequence ATGAAAGGCAGTATCCTGGACACGATCGGATCGCCGCTGGTCCAGGTCGACTCGCCCGAGGGGGTGACGGTCGCCGCCAAGATCGAGTCGTTCAACCCCGGCGGATCGGCCAAGGACCGCCCCGCACTGGCGATGGTCCGGGCCGCCGAGCGCGACGGACGGCTCGAGCCGGGCGACCGTCTCGTCGAACCGACGAGCGGCAACACGGGCATCGGCCTCGCGCTCGTCGCGGCCGCCCGGGGCTACGACCTGACGATCGTGATGCCAGCCTCGAAGTCCGAGGAACGGCGCCGGATCATGGCCGCCTACGGGACCGACCTCGAGCTCGTCGACGGTGACATGACCGACGCTCGCGAGCGTGCCGACGAACTCGAGGCCGACGGCGCCGTTCAGCTTGGACAGTTCGAGAACGCGGCGAACCCCGAGGCCCACTACCGGACGACCGGCGAGGAGATCGTCGACCAGGTCGGCGAGCGCACGGTCGACGTCTTCGTCGCCGGCGTCGGCACCGGCGGGACGCTCTCTGGCGTCGGCCGTCGGCTTCGCGAGGAGTTCCCCGACGTGGAGATTGTCGCCGTCGAACCTGAACGCAACGCCGTGCTCTCGACGGGGGTGCCCGGAAACGACGAGTTCCAGGGCATGGGCCCCGGCTTCGTCAGCGACAACCTCGACACCGATCTGATCGACCGCGTCGAGACTGTCGCACTCGAGGACGCCGAGGACGAGTGTCGTCGCCTCGCCCGCGAGGAAGGGGTCCTCGTCGGCCAGTCGAGCGGCGCGACGAGTCTGGTCTCGCAGAAGGTGGCTCGCGAGGTGGCCGATCCCGACCTCGAGTGTCCGGAACTCCCCGATGTGTTTGACGGCCCGCTCACGCCGGCGACCCAGACCCGGACCGACGGCGGTCAGACGGAAGACGACTGCCCGATGGTCGTCACCGTCTTCTGGGACAGCGGGGAACGATATCTCTCGACGGGGCTGTTCGACTGA
- a CDS encoding UPF0179 family protein has product MTTVTLLGTRLADPGTEFVYEGEADGCAGCPYRSQCLNLEPGRRYRVTDVRENAQTLECAMHDEGVRAVEVEPATVAANVPSKGAFSGSKASLSGPCPYIDCPSHAYCEPDGVEFDREYRIQQLLGDPPHEVCHLNRSLEQVELDPAE; this is encoded by the coding sequence ATGACCACCGTGACCCTCCTCGGGACGCGCCTCGCCGACCCCGGCACCGAGTTCGTCTACGAGGGCGAGGCCGATGGCTGCGCCGGCTGTCCCTATCGAAGCCAGTGTCTCAACCTCGAGCCCGGCCGCCGCTACCGCGTCACCGACGTCCGCGAGAACGCCCAGACGCTCGAGTGTGCGATGCACGACGAGGGCGTCCGCGCCGTCGAGGTCGAACCGGCGACCGTCGCGGCGAACGTCCCCTCGAAGGGCGCGTTCAGCGGGAGCAAGGCGAGCCTGAGTGGCCCGTGCCCGTACATCGACTGCCCGAGCCACGCCTACTGCGAACCCGACGGCGTCGAGTTCGATCGCGAGTACCGGATTCAGCAACTGCTCGGCGACCCGCCACACGAGGTCTGCCACCTGAATCGTTCGCTCGAGCAGGTCGAACTCGATCCGGCGGAGTAG